One stretch of Rhodoferax lithotrophicus DNA includes these proteins:
- the argH gene encoding argininosuccinate lyase: protein MSQNQFDKKSQAWSALFSEPMSDLVKRYTSSVFFDKRLWQADITGSLAHAGMLAAQGIISAQDLADIQRGMAQITQEIEAGSFEWKLDLEDVHLNIEARLTQLIGDAGKRLHTGRSRNDQVATDVRLWLRGEIDLIGTLLTELQWALLDVAERHVDVILPGFTHLQVAQPVSFGHHMLAYVEMFSRDAQRMLEVRSRVNRLPLGAAALAGTSYPLDRERVARTLGMVDTQGAAQVCQNSLDAVSDRDFAIEFTAAASLCMVHISRMSEELVLWMSQNFGFIKIADRFTTGSSIMPQKKNPDVPELARGKTGRVVGHLMGLITLMKGQPLAYNKDNQEDKEPLFDTVDTLKDTLRIFAEMIGGQLNPVSGQKEGGITVNAQAMEQAALRGYATATDLADYLVKKGLPFRDAHETVAHAVKAAITHQVDLSELPLTVLKSFNNSIEKDVYDCLSLRGSLNARDILGGTAPKQVCSQIAQHKARLS from the coding sequence ATGAGCCAAAACCAATTCGACAAAAAATCCCAAGCCTGGTCGGCGCTGTTTTCCGAACCCATGAGTGATCTGGTCAAGCGCTACACCTCCAGCGTGTTTTTTGACAAACGCCTGTGGCAAGCCGACATCACCGGCTCACTGGCACACGCCGGCATGCTGGCCGCACAAGGCATCATCAGCGCCCAAGACCTGGCCGACATCCAGCGCGGCATGGCACAAATCACCCAGGAGATTGAAGCGGGTTCATTCGAATGGAAGCTTGATCTGGAAGACGTTCACCTCAACATCGAAGCCCGCCTGACCCAATTGATTGGGGATGCAGGCAAGCGCCTGCACACTGGCCGCTCGCGCAACGACCAGGTCGCCACCGATGTACGCCTGTGGCTGCGTGGCGAAATTGACCTGATCGGGACCTTGCTGACTGAATTGCAATGGGCTTTGCTGGATGTGGCCGAACGCCATGTCGACGTGATCCTGCCCGGCTTCACCCATTTACAAGTGGCGCAACCAGTCAGTTTTGGCCACCACATGCTGGCTTACGTGGAAATGTTCAGCCGCGATGCCCAGCGCATGCTGGAGGTGCGCAGCCGTGTCAACCGCCTGCCACTGGGTGCTGCTGCGCTGGCCGGTACCAGCTACCCGCTGGACCGCGAGCGCGTGGCCCGCACACTCGGTATGGTGGACACACAAGGCGCAGCACAGGTCTGCCAGAACTCGCTGGATGCCGTCAGTGACCGCGACTTTGCCATCGAATTCACCGCCGCAGCCTCATTGTGTATGGTGCACATCAGCCGCATGAGTGAAGAACTGGTGCTGTGGATGAGCCAGAACTTTGGTTTCATCAAGATTGCCGACCGCTTCACCACCGGCAGTTCCATCATGCCGCAAAAGAAAAACCCCGACGTGCCCGAACTGGCCCGTGGCAAAACCGGCCGGGTGGTGGGTCACCTGATGGGCCTGATCACCCTGATGAAAGGCCAACCGCTGGCCTACAACAAAGACAACCAGGAAGACAAAGAGCCGCTGTTTGACACGGTAGACACCCTGAAAGACACCTTGCGCATCTTTGCCGAGATGATTGGCGGCCAACTCAACCCCGTCAGCGGCCAAAAAGAAGGCGGCATCACGGTCAATGCACAAGCCATGGAACAAGCGGCCCTGCGCGGCTACGCCACCGCCACCGATCTGGCCGATTACCTGGTCAAAAAAGGCCTGCCGTTCCGTGATGCGCATGAAACCGTGGCCCATGCGGTCAAGGCGGCCATCACACACCAGGTTGATTTATCGGAGCTGCCGCTGACTGTGTTAAAAAGCTTTAACAATTCCATTGAGAAAGATGTTTACGATTGTTTAAGTCTGCGCGGCTCACTGAATGCACGCGATATTTTGGGTGGTACGGCCCCCAAGCAGGTGTGTTCACAAATTGCCCAACACAAGGCTCGCCTATCCTGA
- a CDS encoding c-type cytochrome, whose product MTMFLKTYLPCAIAASLLFTALPGVAQSNKPTVDLSARLAESQNNAALASELLLKGRRAAAVCANCHGEGGNSVKPDIPNLAGQNPVYLLEQMRLFSDGKRRFEFMEGMIKAMSPDEKVGVVLFYSAQSVITSPAKNAALVANGKAYYDKVCFRCHANDGHGNNVYARIAGQQNVYLTNTIKNYRNGTGGRTNSLMADNTRHMTDADIDAIVAYVTSMK is encoded by the coding sequence ATGACCATGTTTTTAAAAACCTATCTTCCCTGCGCCATAGCAGCAAGCCTGCTTTTTACAGCCTTGCCAGGTGTCGCTCAAAGCAACAAACCTACTGTTGACTTGTCTGCCCGACTGGCAGAATCTCAAAACAATGCAGCACTGGCCTCGGAATTACTGCTCAAAGGTCGCCGGGCTGCTGCGGTATGCGCCAATTGCCATGGCGAGGGTGGTAACAGTGTCAAACCCGACATTCCTAACCTGGCTGGTCAAAACCCGGTTTATTTGCTTGAACAAATGCGCTTGTTCTCGGATGGGAAACGTCGTTTTGAATTTATGGAGGGCATGATCAAAGCCATGAGCCCGGATGAAAAAGTGGGGGTTGTGCTTTTTTATTCAGCGCAATCGGTGATCACCTCTCCTGCCAAAAACGCCGCATTGGTCGCCAATGGCAAAGCTTATTACGACAAAGTCTGCTTTCGCTGTCACGCCAACGATGGCCATGGCAATAATGTTTATGCGCGGATTGCCGGTCAACAAAATGTTTACCTGACAAACACCATCAAGAACTACCGCAACGGTACAGGTGGACGTACCAATTCGTTGATGGCAGACAACACCCGCCACATGACTGATGCGGACATTGATGCCATCGTGGCCTATGTCACATCCATGAAATAA
- a CDS encoding anti-sigma factor domain-containing protein, whose product MTDSTTDTPEVIPPYTTGWRLVAVILMVVVAVGAATGVGMYEMFNAQIVHLQTKLQNVPQTKYIAVLLDAKQAPGMLVTFDPQDSFLMLQRLTDIKEGPNDSLELWDNTNSAKPVSLGVLTPKLRTAQLPMTSKRLSQVTQLAISVENRGGAEPGAHPLVPYLYSGALILKAL is encoded by the coding sequence ATGACAGACTCCACAACCGATACACCTGAAGTGATCCCTCCCTATACCACCGGCTGGCGCCTGGTGGCTGTCATCTTGATGGTGGTGGTGGCAGTGGGTGCAGCCACCGGGGTAGGCATGTATGAAATGTTCAATGCACAAATCGTGCACTTGCAGACCAAACTCCAAAACGTGCCACAAACGAAGTACATTGCCGTCTTGCTGGATGCCAAGCAAGCTCCCGGCATGTTGGTTACCTTTGACCCGCAAGACAGTTTTCTGATGCTGCAGCGCCTCACGGACATCAAGGAAGGCCCCAACGACAGCCTGGAGCTGTGGGACAACACCAACAGCGCAAAACCCGTGTCTTTGGGTGTACTTACCCCCAAGCTGCGAACAGCTCAACTGCCCATGACGAGTAAACGCTTGTCCCAAGTGACCCAACTGGCCATCAGCGTGGAAAACCGGGGTGGGGCGGAACCTGGGGCACACCCCCTGGTGCCTTATTTGTACAGTGGTGCACTGATTCTGAAAGCGCTGTAA
- the selD gene encoding selenide, water dikinase SelD: MTSHPNLTSSALPNSTPPARAEPRLTSLSHGGGCGCKIAPGVLSNILKGTTAMPMPKELLVGIETSDDAAVYQLNEAQALIATTDFFMPIVDDPFDFGRIAATNAISDVYAMGGTPIMALALVGMPISVLSVETIGKILEGGASVCRAAGIPIAGGHTIDSVEPIYGLVAMGLMHPARVKRNASAQVGDRLILGKPLGVGVMSAALKKDKLDAAGYAQMMQVTTQLNTPGPLLAALDGVHAMTDVTGFALAGHALEMARGAQCTVQLDWVHVPFLAGVRELAQQGCITGASGRNWAAYGHEVSLPENFSPVDQALLTDPQTSGGLLVSCAPEAVPAVLDIFERLGFAGATDIGVVLEKQSNAFLQVR, translated from the coding sequence ATGACTTCTCATCCCAACCTCACATCCTCTGCCTTGCCAAATTCAACCCCGCCTGCACGTGCAGAGCCGCGTCTCACCAGCTTGTCGCATGGTGGTGGTTGTGGTTGCAAAATTGCGCCGGGCGTGTTGTCCAACATCCTCAAGGGCACAACGGCGATGCCCATGCCCAAGGAGTTGCTGGTGGGGATCGAAACCTCGGATGACGCAGCGGTGTACCAGCTCAATGAGGCGCAGGCCCTGATTGCCACCACCGACTTTTTTATGCCGATCGTGGACGACCCGTTTGACTTCGGCCGCATTGCCGCCACCAATGCCATCAGTGATGTGTATGCCATGGGCGGCACGCCCATCATGGCGCTGGCATTGGTGGGCATGCCCATCAGTGTGTTGTCGGTCGAGACCATTGGCAAGATCCTCGAAGGTGGTGCCAGCGTGTGCCGTGCGGCAGGTATCCCGATTGCAGGTGGCCATACCATCGACTCGGTGGAGCCTATTTATGGTCTGGTGGCCATGGGTTTGATGCACCCGGCGCGTGTCAAGCGTAATGCCAGCGCCCAGGTGGGGGATCGGCTGATCCTGGGCAAACCGCTGGGGGTGGGGGTGATGTCTGCCGCGCTGAAAAAAGACAAGCTGGATGCGGCGGGTTATGCACAAATGATGCAAGTCACCACCCAGCTGAACACGCCGGGCCCGCTGTTGGCCGCTCTGGACGGGGTTCACGCCATGACCGATGTCACCGGTTTTGCCTTGGCCGGGCACGCGCTGGAAATGGCACGTGGTGCCCAATGTACGGTGCAGCTGGATTGGGTCCATGTGCCGTTCCTGGCGGGGGTGCGAGAACTGGCGCAGCAGGGGTGTATCACCGGAGCCTCTGGGCGCAATTGGGCCGCCTATGGGCACGAAGTCAGCTTGCCCGAAAACTTTTCACCGGTAGATCAAGCCTTGTTGACCGATCCACAAACCAGCGGCGGCTTGCTGGTGAGCTGTGCGCCTGAAGCGGTTCCCGCAGTGCTGGACATCTTTGAGCGCTTGGGCTTTGCCGGTGCGACCGATATTGGTGTGGTGCTTGAAAAACAATCCAACGCCTTTCTGCAGGTGCGTTGA
- a CDS encoding HDOD domain-containing protein: MKEQTPPEAAPATPKLPAPSYLNVPLPHIGAWTQYFLSAEIPVMASTAQSLEEYRAKEDDVDANMLTATIQVDPLMTLKLFSRMANMRRPGSNTETESITTSLILMGIAPFFRHFGPQRTVEDWLQDQPEALQGLQQLLTRAERAGQFALGFAIHRADTDATIIHQAAFLNDFAEMLLWLHAPTLMIKIRDAQAVDSTLRSSAIQKEILGVEIKDLRQALMKLWRLPELLVNISDDRHAEQANVKCVVLAVRVARHSAYGWDNAALPDDYTEIAALLNASARVVPSFLRKIDHPILEAATLGGRKEPVDMADQANFSEPAE, from the coding sequence ATGAAAGAACAAACCCCACCAGAAGCCGCGCCAGCCACGCCAAAACTGCCCGCCCCCAGCTACCTGAACGTACCACTGCCCCACATTGGGGCCTGGACACAGTATTTTTTGAGTGCAGAAATTCCAGTCATGGCCAGCACCGCCCAATCCCTGGAGGAGTACCGCGCTAAAGAAGACGATGTAGATGCCAACATGCTCACGGCAACCATTCAGGTCGACCCGTTGATGACGCTGAAGCTGTTCTCGCGTATGGCCAACATGCGCCGCCCCGGAAGCAATACGGAAACCGAATCCATCACCACCTCTCTGATTTTGATGGGTATTGCCCCTTTTTTCAGACACTTTGGTCCACAACGTACGGTAGAGGACTGGCTGCAAGATCAGCCTGAGGCCTTGCAAGGCTTGCAACAGTTGCTGACTCGCGCCGAGCGTGCTGGCCAGTTCGCCTTGGGGTTTGCCATCCACCGTGCAGATACGGATGCCACCATCATTCACCAGGCCGCTTTTTTGAATGACTTTGCCGAAATGCTGCTGTGGCTGCACGCCCCAACACTGATGATCAAAATCCGCGACGCACAAGCGGTGGACTCCACCCTGCGCTCAAGCGCCATTCAAAAAGAAATACTGGGCGTGGAGATCAAGGATCTGCGCCAAGCCCTGATGAAGCTGTGGCGCTTGCCCGAATTGCTGGTCAACATCAGCGACGACCGGCACGCCGAACAAGCCAACGTGAAATGTGTGGTGCTGGCAGTTCGTGTGGCACGCCACAGTGCCTATGGCTGGGACAACGCCGCCTTGCCCGACGATTACACCGAGATTGCCGCCTTGCTCAATGCCTCGGCCCGCGTCGTTCCGTCTTTCTTGCGCAAAATTGACCACCCCATTCTGGAAGCCGCTACCTTGGGCGGCCGCAAAGAACCCGTTGATATGGCGGATCAGGCCAATTTCTCTGAACCTGCCGAATAA
- a CDS encoding ABC transporter substrate-binding protein, with protein MRSSRLSPTSNSSSSLLSRLFKPALGLAVSLAAASSFAASPTAMKIGTVVWIGYGPFYVAEALDLYKKYNLKVSLQVFTDPALIPPAIASGAIDGGHLTYDQVVGQVAGGNMQKVVMPIDYSNGGDAIVADASIKTVKDFKGKKIGFNPLSPSDFLLSYALKSNGLTDKDITPVSMTPEAVPAAMASGQMPIGVTYEPSLSQILGQGGGKKFKVVFSSKNAPGLIADVMVFDDKVIKAKPTEINGMIKAYLDGLAYMKAKPDEAAKIIGKFMGVTPKEVKEQLSGVYNIPLTEMPKAFIKAKETTSYYASGEIIGELLKNKGQIKTIPAAEATFDAQFVTALTKK; from the coding sequence ATGCGTTCATCCCGTCTTTCTCCCACCAGCAACAGCAGCTCGTCCCTTCTGAGCCGCTTGTTCAAACCTGCACTGGGTCTGGCCGTGTCTTTGGCAGCAGCCTCAAGTTTTGCAGCCAGCCCCACCGCCATGAAAATTGGCACTGTGGTCTGGATTGGCTATGGGCCTTTTTATGTCGCTGAAGCGCTGGACTTGTACAAAAAATACAACCTCAAAGTATCTTTACAGGTGTTCACTGATCCGGCGTTGATTCCGCCAGCCATTGCCTCAGGCGCCATTGATGGCGGGCACCTGACCTATGACCAGGTGGTCGGCCAGGTGGCGGGCGGCAATATGCAAAAAGTGGTCATGCCCATTGACTACTCCAACGGGGGTGATGCCATCGTGGCCGATGCCAGCATCAAGACCGTGAAAGATTTCAAAGGTAAAAAGATTGGCTTCAACCCACTCTCACCGTCTGATTTTTTACTCTCTTACGCGCTTAAATCCAACGGTTTGACCGACAAAGACATCACACCGGTCAGCATGACCCCCGAAGCAGTGCCTGCGGCCATGGCCTCGGGACAGATGCCCATTGGTGTCACGTATGAGCCCAGCCTGTCGCAGATTCTGGGACAAGGCGGCGGCAAAAAATTCAAGGTGGTGTTTTCATCCAAAAACGCCCCCGGACTGATCGCCGACGTGATGGTGTTTGACGACAAGGTCATCAAAGCCAAACCAACCGAAATCAACGGCATGATCAAGGCTTATCTGGATGGTTTGGCCTATATGAAAGCCAAACCGGATGAAGCTGCCAAGATCATTGGCAAATTTATGGGTGTCACACCGAAAGAGGTCAAGGAACAACTCTCGGGGGTGTACAACATTCCGCTCACAGAAATGCCCAAAGCCTTTATCAAGGCCAAAGAAACCACCTCGTACTACGCCAGTGGCGAAATCATTGGTGAACTTCTGAAAAACAAAGGGCAAATCAAGACCATCCCTGCAGCTGAAGCCACCTTTGATGCCCAGTTTGTCACTGCATTGACCAAAAAATAG
- a CDS encoding fatty acid desaturase family protein, protein MAQIFRYPDGRWPNIAAISFTLLGYVFGVMLIGAPSWASNVLGLMLVAQTLILSAYFIHEFAHNAIFKSVATNERWGTLMSWINGSCYASFADMRRKHMRHHIERADVITFDVRGFLLQSPAWFRHTILALEWAYIPAVEFLMRAFVITLPFRDERKRSARGRILGTAVVRISAFALLGWWSLKALVLYFVAFLVFVTVLRFADCFQHTYDAYPILDEQPIPNDKLRDRAYEQANTFTNVVGLGHPWLNLLWLNFGYHNAHHERPVAPWHRLPALHRELYPNDYAQVTPVRELLYSFHIHRVKRVLSGDYGQVLPPGQPGRADGFVGAVGVSFLTAV, encoded by the coding sequence ATGGCGCAAATTTTTCGCTATCCCGATGGCCGATGGCCCAACATTGCGGCAATCAGTTTCACGCTCCTGGGCTATGTCTTCGGCGTGATGTTGATAGGTGCCCCAAGTTGGGCCAGCAATGTGCTGGGGCTGATGCTGGTGGCCCAGACGCTCATCTTGTCGGCCTATTTCATCCATGAATTTGCCCACAACGCCATCTTCAAGTCCGTTGCAACCAATGAACGCTGGGGCACACTGATGAGCTGGATCAACGGCAGTTGTTACGCCAGCTTTGCCGACATGCGGCGCAAGCACATGCGTCACCACATTGAGCGTGCCGATGTCATCACTTTTGATGTACGCGGCTTTTTGCTGCAATCGCCCGCCTGGTTTCGCCACACCATCCTGGCACTGGAGTGGGCTTACATCCCGGCGGTGGAATTCCTGATGCGTGCCTTTGTGATCACCCTGCCGTTTCGTGATGAGCGCAAACGCTCGGCACGCGGACGTATTCTGGGCACAGCGGTTGTCCGCATCAGCGCGTTTGCGCTGCTGGGCTGGTGGTCACTCAAGGCGCTGGTGTTGTACTTTGTGGCGTTTCTGGTGTTTGTCACGGTTCTGCGTTTTGCCGATTGTTTTCAGCACACCTACGATGCCTATCCGATTCTGGACGAACAACCCATTCCAAACGACAAGCTGCGTGACCGCGCCTACGAGCAGGCCAACACCTTTACCAACGTCGTCGGGCTAGGCCACCCCTGGCTGAATCTGCTGTGGCTCAATTTTGGCTACCACAATGCCCACCATGAACGCCCGGTAGCACCCTGGCACCGACTGCCCGCCTTACACCGTGAGCTGTATCCCAACGACTATGCCCAGGTGACACCGGTGCGTGAACTGCTCTACAGCTTTCACATCCATCGCGTCAAACGGGTGTTGTCCGGGGACTATGGTCAAGTTCTGCCACCTGGTCAGCCTGGTCGCGCCGATGGTTTTGTGGGTGCGGTCGGTGTGTCGTTTTTGACAGCCGTTTAA
- a CDS encoding SDR family NAD(P)-dependent oxidoreductase — protein sequence MKPDYALRGKTVVLTGAGGGIGRGLAQAFAAQGVRLMLLDRDAATLQTLAKEWPTLADMDTSVCDLGNDAEVAALATRLQNQWGRVDVLVNNAGVEYPTPLDSTAPDAMTRWSSLLDNNVTSMVRLTRALLPLMQPGASIINQSSIWGKTGVADFSAYVASKHAVIGLTRSLAFELAGRDIRVNAVCPGWIRTEAAMRSLSNMAQRQHCSEEAIERELLAKQACPAMLSPADIAGVYLFLASSDASSLTGQSLVASHGEVMS from the coding sequence ATGAAGCCCGACTACGCCCTACGCGGGAAAACCGTTGTGCTTACAGGTGCAGGGGGTGGCATTGGCCGGGGTTTGGCGCAGGCCTTTGCGGCGCAAGGTGTACGGCTGATGCTGCTGGACCGGGATGCCGCCACACTGCAGACACTGGCCAAAGAATGGCCCACCCTGGCTGACATGGACACCTCGGTATGTGACCTTGGCAACGATGCCGAGGTTGCGGCCTTGGCTACCCGCCTGCAAAACCAATGGGGCCGGGTAGATGTGCTGGTGAATAACGCGGGGGTGGAATACCCCACGCCACTGGACAGCACCGCCCCCGATGCCATGACCCGGTGGTCCAGCCTGCTCGACAACAATGTCACCAGCATGGTGCGCCTCACACGTGCCCTGCTACCGCTGATGCAGCCAGGTGCGAGCATCATCAACCAGTCCTCCATCTGGGGCAAGACCGGTGTGGCAGACTTTTCGGCCTACGTGGCAAGCAAACACGCTGTCATTGGCCTGACGCGTTCACTGGCCTTTGAACTGGCCGGACGCGACATACGCGTCAACGCCGTCTGCCCAGGCTGGATTCGCACCGAAGCGGCCATGCGATCCCTCTCCAACATGGCCCAGCGCCAGCACTGTAGCGAAGAGGCTATTGAGCGTGAACTCCTTGCCAAACAAGCGTGTCCAGCTATGCTTTCTCCAGCAGATATTGCGGGCGTTTACCTGTTTCTGGCCAGCAGCGATGCCAGCTCACTGACGGGTCAATCGCTGGTAGCCAGCCATGGTGAGGTCATGAGCTGA
- a CDS encoding SDR family NAD(P)-dependent oxidoreductase, with the protein MNLSLTGRTALVSGACTGIGRAMAVAFAQAGAKVVINHLGQATLAHTLQEELRQLGHETWAFEADVSSSADVQHMAAQVLQTCGPLDVLVNNAGILREKPFLQTSEADWNHMLATDLTSVFLMCKAFLPAMVARQQGVIINIASDLGILGRGQFAPYCAAKAGVIGLTRSLAREFAPQIRVNAIAPGPVATTMVSLEAMSQTAIDKELEIPQHRIAEPQEIAATALFLASDLSRFYCGQVLGPNGGSVMP; encoded by the coding sequence ATGAACCTGTCTTTGACCGGGCGCACCGCCCTGGTGAGTGGTGCCTGCACGGGTATTGGCCGCGCCATGGCGGTGGCCTTTGCCCAGGCTGGGGCCAAGGTGGTCATCAACCACTTGGGGCAAGCCACCTTGGCACACACACTGCAAGAAGAACTCAGGCAGCTGGGTCATGAAACCTGGGCGTTTGAGGCCGATGTGAGTTCATCCGCAGATGTACAACACATGGCTGCACAGGTGCTGCAGACTTGCGGCCCGCTGGACGTGTTGGTCAACAACGCGGGCATCCTCCGGGAAAAACCGTTTCTGCAAACCTCGGAGGCCGATTGGAACCACATGCTGGCAACCGATCTGACATCGGTGTTTCTGATGTGCAAAGCTTTTCTGCCCGCCATGGTGGCACGCCAGCAGGGAGTCATCATCAACATCGCGTCAGATCTCGGCATTTTGGGGCGGGGACAATTTGCACCGTACTGTGCGGCCAAGGCTGGCGTGATTGGCCTGACACGTTCACTGGCGCGTGAGTTTGCGCCGCAGATTCGCGTCAACGCCATCGCACCGGGGCCGGTGGCTACCACCATGGTGTCCCTCGAGGCCATGAGCCAGACCGCCATCGACAAGGAGCTGGAGATTCCCCAGCACCGTATTGCCGAGCCCCAAGAGATTGCCGCCACCGCGCTGTTTCTGGCCTCTGACTTGTCGCGCTTTTATTGCGGCCAGGTGCTTGGGCCCAATGGTGGTTCGGTGATGCCATGA
- a CDS encoding DMT family transporter has protein sequence MSCKPGHTTALPLVVLLFSSSLWGLSWWPLKQFVNVGLAGPVLSMLVYGPVGLVLAFYLWRERAAWRPQAGLVLALALVGGWANTSFVNALMAGDVVRVMFLFYLSPVWSVLGGWLFLGEQVGPRRKLAVGVALAGLWLVLGGARAFVTPLSVADVLALTAGLAFAGNNVIARAGQAIPIRSKTAAVFLGCGVLSGLWVLGLGTPVPAVSLPVSLAVLAYGFGWMLLATATWQFGVTHMESGRAGVVMLAELLVAVLSATWWGGEHLSTLEWIGGALIGCAALIEATDTGIEPTPVNVLKKETP, from the coding sequence ATGAGCTGCAAGCCTGGTCACACCACGGCGCTGCCCTTGGTGGTGCTGCTGTTTTCATCGTCGCTGTGGGGCTTGTCCTGGTGGCCGTTGAAGCAGTTTGTCAACGTGGGCCTGGCCGGGCCGGTGTTGTCGATGCTGGTCTACGGCCCGGTGGGCTTGGTGTTGGCGTTTTACCTGTGGCGCGAGCGTGCTGCCTGGCGGCCACAAGCCGGGCTGGTGCTGGCCCTGGCGCTGGTGGGCGGCTGGGCCAACACCTCGTTTGTCAATGCATTGATGGCTGGCGACGTGGTGCGGGTGATGTTTTTGTTTTACCTCTCGCCGGTCTGGTCGGTGCTGGGTGGCTGGCTGTTCTTGGGGGAGCAGGTGGGCCCACGCCGCAAACTGGCGGTGGGTGTGGCGCTGGCCGGGCTTTGGCTGGTGCTGGGCGGTGCACGGGCTTTTGTCACCCCATTGAGCGTGGCCGACGTGCTGGCGCTGACCGCCGGGCTGGCGTTTGCGGGTAACAACGTGATTGCGCGGGCTGGCCAGGCGATTCCGATTCGCTCCAAAACCGCCGCCGTGTTTCTGGGCTGCGGCGTACTCTCGGGCCTGTGGGTGCTGGGCCTGGGCACACCCGTGCCAGCGGTGTCGCTGCCCGTCTCCCTGGCCGTTTTGGCCTACGGCTTTGGCTGGATGCTGCTGGCCACTGCCACCTGGCAATTTGGCGTGACCCACATGGAAAGTGGCCGCGCCGGCGTGGTGATGCTGGCCGAGCTGCTGGTAGCGGTGCTCAGCGCCACCTGGTGGGGTGGCGAGCACTTGTCTACCCTGGAATGGATCGGCGGCGCGCTGATTGGCTGCGCCGCGCTGATCGAGGCCACCGACACCGGCATAGAGCCAACCCCTGTCAACGTTTTGAAGAAGGAAACCCCATGA
- a CDS encoding creatininase, translating into MSTVWMNQLSWLDYQRRITTDQPPVLLPVGALEQHGPHLPLGTDGLLSASVAADTAARVGGLVAPTLSYGYKSQPKCGGGQHFCGTTSVDAATLIGSVRDAVREFARHGVTQLVVVNGHYENQWFLIEGIDLGLRDAGPQTQLEVMRLEYWDFMTSATLADVFPEGFPGFALEHAAVLETSMMLHYHPSLVRLDLIPDDGPADFPPYDMYPTRTDWVPPSGVLSSAKGSSAEKGRLLAQEVAARMAQAIQSGFRPAK; encoded by the coding sequence ATGAGCACCGTCTGGATGAATCAACTCTCGTGGCTGGATTACCAGCGCCGCATCACCACAGATCAGCCGCCGGTGCTGCTGCCGGTGGGTGCGCTGGAGCAGCACGGGCCGCATTTGCCGCTGGGCACCGATGGCCTGCTGTCGGCCTCGGTGGCGGCAGATACCGCAGCGCGGGTTGGCGGCCTGGTGGCCCCGACGCTGTCCTACGGCTACAAGTCCCAACCCAAGTGTGGCGGCGGTCAGCACTTTTGCGGCACCACCAGTGTCGATGCGGCCACGCTGATTGGCTCGGTGCGGGATGCGGTGCGCGAGTTTGCCCGCCATGGGGTCACGCAGCTGGTGGTGGTCAACGGCCATTACGAGAACCAGTGGTTTCTGATCGAAGGCATTGACCTGGGCCTGCGTGATGCCGGCCCGCAGACCCAGCTTGAAGTCATGCGACTGGAGTACTGGGACTTCATGACCTCAGCCACGCTGGCCGATGTGTTCCCAGAAGGTTTCCCCGGCTTTGCGCTGGAACATGCTGCCGTGCTGGAAACCTCCATGATGCTGCATTACCACCCGTCCCTGGTGCGGCTCGATTTGATCCCCGACGATGGCCCGGCCGACTTTCCGCCCTATGACATGTACCCCACGCGCACCGACTGGGTGCCGCCCTCTGGCGTGCTGTCATCTGCCAAAGGCTCCAGCGCTGAGAAAGGGCGCTTGCTGGCACAGGAAGTCGCGGCACGGATGGCGCAGGCGATTCAAAGCGGGTTTCGCCCGGCAAAGTGA